DNA sequence from the Alteribacter lacisalsi genome:
GTATAATAAATATGTTTACATTTATTATAACTTTAATATATTATGTTATTAAAGGTGGTGTTCGTTTATGGAAGAGATATTCTGGGAGGCAAGTCCTGCGGAGATGAGAAAGGGCTTTATTTATGATAATGGGCGCTATATTTGCCTTGTTTGCGGGGCGTGGCACGAAGAGGGAGTTATTTATCAGAGCGGAACGAGGTTTCTTGACGCGGGGAAAGCTGCCGTACAGCATGTAAGTGACGAACACGGGTCAATGGAAGAGCGGATTCTTTCCCTTTCAAAAAAGCAGACGGGTCTGTCTGATGTCCAGAGCGAAGTTATGGCAAGGATGCTGAAAGGGGAAACAGACGACACGATTGCCGAAGGTCTTGGGTTTACAAGTGTTTCGACAGTGAGGCAGTACAGGTTTAAGTTCAGGGAAAAAGCAAGACAGGCACGGGTGCTGCTTGCACTTATGGAGTCGGTTGAGCAGAACCGATCAGCAGGGCCTGCACACAGGGGGGCGAAAATGGTGGATGAAAGATGGGAAACAACAGAAGCAGAAGCAGAGAAATTCCTCAGTACTTATATAGATCCCGTGTCAGGGAAGATTAAACAGTTTCCGAGGAAGGAAAAACGGAAAATCGTCATTTTGAAGTATTTAACGAGGAAGTTTGATCCTTCGGCGACTTATACAGAAAAAGAAGTGAGTGAACTGCTTGAGAAGTATTATGATGATTTTGCAACACTGCGCCGCTATTTAATTGAGTACGGATTTATGAAGCGAAATCAGGACGGATCAAGGTATTATGTAGATCCAGCGTTTAAATCCTGAAAATAAGGTGCTGCCGTCATTCGGCAGCACCTTTTTATTTGAGGGACATGTCAGTTTAGAAAACGGGAAACTGTGTGGTCAAAAGCGTAAGCGGACTCCACATCTTTCTGGGTGAGACCATTTACATCCATTGTACGCAGACGAAGGGTGACTTTTTTATGATCGATCGTGATCTGGGGATGGTGGTTGCGGTCCTCAGCCAATCGGGCCACTTCATCTACAAAAGCAATCGCTTTTCCGAACGAAGGCAGCGTAAACTCTTTCGTCATAAATTCCTGCTCATCAATTTCCCATCCGGCTGAGTCTTCAAGACAAGCAGCCACTTCTTCCTGCGAAAGTGTCATTTAAGTTCCTCCTTAAAATAGATCTCACCACACCGAAACTCTTTTATATAAAAAGATTGAATTTTCGGATATATTGTGGGGATTAGTAACATCATAGCAGACGAAGGAATGACTGAAAAGGTGAAAATTTCTTTTTTACACTTTTTCAGAGCTCTATGGAAAAATGTATGAAACAACCGATAAAAAGAGGCTCATTTCGGTTTTAACCAGCCGCCAGAGGGTATTGATAACTAGTGAGAAATTAGCCGGCAGGCCGATTCAGGCCGGTTTAAAATTGCATCCTTGGAAAGAAGGTGATGAACGTGAGCGGATGTTATCTATGTACAACAAAAATCCCTCTGAGCAAGGAGGGAGTGTTCAGCATATATTCCAGCAGACCTGAGCTGATGGCGATCATGACAGAGCTTGTTAAGGAACGGGGTCTTGAAGTGAAAATCCGCCGTGGCAAAGCAGACGTGCAGTTTCTTGACTGGCACATTCTGCAGAAAGTCGTCGAAGACCTGTACCGGACTCTTCCGGCAAGCAAACGAACAGCAGTCAAGTGCAGCCTTGGCCTCCTTGGGGAACAGCCGAATGATTTTATTCCGCTTGGTGAGATGTACCATAAAATTATGAACCCGCGCCTCGTCAAAATTATTCAGGAGAAATTGTTCCACAGTTTTCTGCAGCCGATCGTCAGAGCATCAGACGAGGAAGTTTACGGTTATGAATTTCTGCTCAGACCCCGCAGCCAGCTCTATCATTTTGATCCCGGGGCCCTGTTTAAGTTTTCCCAGCAGTCCGGCATGCAGTCCATGCTTGACAGCGAAGCAAGAATGAATGCAATTCGGACAAGTGCAATGATGCTGGACCGGGGAACGAAACGATTTATTAATTTTCTACCGAACTCTATTTATGATCCGGAGTTCTGCCTGCGAAGCACATTCAAGGCGGTGAACGAATACCGGATTCGGCCGGAGGACCTCGTCTTTGAAGTGGTGGAAACAGAGAAAATTCAGGATATGAGCCATCTGAAAAGAGTGTTCGATTACTATCGCCGTGCAGGTGTCAAAGTTGCGCTGGATGATCTTGGTGCAGGTTATTCCACGATTGATGTCATGACAGAACTTCGCCCTGATTATGGCAAGCTTGACAGAAAGCTTATTCAGGACTGTCACCTTAGCGCCGAAAAACAAAAGGTGATTCAAATGATCTCCCAGGTTGCTCAGAATCTTGGCACTACCCTTCTCGCGGAAGGTATTGAAAACCGTGATGAATGGGAGTTTCTCCGCACAAAAGTGGACCTTGGTCAAGGTTACTTTTTCGGGAAACCGGCGAAAACACCTCTCAAACAATACGTAAAATAGTATTCAGCCCTTTTCCCTTCTGAAGGAGAAAGGGCTTTTTTTGAGCCTTGTTTTAATAAGTGGTTTAACTGTTCTTTGAAAAAAAGGATTTTTTTTCTTTCCGGCGAATTGAAAGAGCAGGTAAGGAGGTGTGGATTGTTGATTAGAGAGATTGAAATACCATTTATGCAGTATGTGACATCCCTTCAGAACCCGGTAACCGATGTGGCGGCTTACGTGTTGACCTTTCTCGGTAACGAGCTGTTTTATTTTCTCATGATTCCCCTCATTTACTGGTGTTTATCAAAACCGTTCGGAATCCGGCTTGTTTATGTGTTCTTATTATCCGTTTATACCAACTCATTTCTGAAATTCTGGTTTGCTGTTGAAAGGCCGATTGGATCAGAGGGTATTCAATCTTTATTTGTTGCATCAGCGGAAGTAGGAAGTCATTATCCTTATGACAGTTTTCCCAGCGGACATGCGCAGGGGTCTGCCACCTTATGGGGAATGGTTGCCATCACACTTAGGAGCAGGGCATTCTGGGTTTTCGCTGTGGTACTAGTGTTTCTAATCTCCGTAAGCAGGCTGTATACCGGGCTTCATTGGCCAGTGGACGTTGTGACGGGCATGACTGTTGCTGCGTTAATTTTAGTGATCTTTGTGAAAACGGAGAAGTGGATTTCAGGATGGTCACTTAAAGCGAAGTGGATGGCTGTGTTTCTTGTTCCGCTTCTCATGATGGTCATTTTTCCTGCATCAGAAGGAATAAACTACGGTGCTTTTCTGCTTGGGGCTGGAATTGGATACATGATTGAGGCCCGCTATGTGGGCATGAAGATTTCGAAAAGCTGGCTGAGAAAAGCAGGAGCACTTTTAGTGGGGCTGGCCGGTCTGTTTCTTATTCAGGAAGGTGTTAAGGCTGCGCTGCCACAGAATCTTCTGACAGGGGGAATTCGTTACGGTCTGATTGGTCTCTGGGGGCTTTTGTGCGCACCGTGGCTTTTTGTCAAAATGAGGTTGTACAGCAGTGATGAAACACAGAGGCGGAGAAAACTGAAAGCAGGATAGCTGAAACGGCGTGTCCGGGAAGGACAGCTGTTTTCCGCTCTGGAAAAATAGGTTTATAGTTTAAAAGATGAGGGAATATGGCTCAGACTGTGTTTTATTAGTCTTCACAGATTGTGACAATTCATCAGTGTGATTGCATAGAGAGGGGATGGCGGTGTGCAGAAGCAGGTTTCTGAAGCGCTCGATTACGAGCGGTTGTTTGATCACCTGCCTGATAATATTTTTATAATTAATCAGGCGTGTGAGTTGAAATGGATGAACAGACAGGCGGTGGAACTGGTTAAGGATTTTCTGAATTATCTTCCGGTGGAGACTCCTGAGGAACTAATCGGATTTCCGGTTGCCTCCCTTCATGAATTCAATTCAATGTTTCATAAGATTATAGAGAAGGACCGGTTCCCATACAGAAAGACGGTTACGATTTTTGGATACATAGCTGATCTTCATATTGATAAGCTGTTTACACCTGAAGGGGACCATACGGGTTGCGTTTTGTTCTGGAGAGACGTGACAAAAGAGAAAGAAAAAGAAAGACGGAGCGAGAGACTGATCGAGGAAATATCTACACCTATTCTGCCCGTTGTAATAGAAAAAGCCCTTTTCGCACCGCTGATCGGTACCTTTGATGAGATCCGACTGGACCACCTCCGCAACAAAGTTCTGTCAAAGATCAGTGAGACAGGTGCTGAGTATATTATTTTTGATTTTTCAGGCATAACCGCGATAGAAGATGGAAGCCTGGTTTCTGAATTCACCAAGCTTCAGGAGGTGGTTCAACTAATGGGGGCTCAAGCCTACTTCACAGGCTTCCAGACGTCTCTCGTAAAAGACTTTGTGGCAAACGGAATGAAATTTAACGACAAGACGTTTGCTCATTACCGTCAGGCCATCACTCATATCCTGCATCTTGAAGGACTCGAAATTACCCCAAAACGTAATGAAAAGGCATGATCCAGCAGAGGGACCATGCCTTTGTAGTATTTTGCGGAAAGCGTCTGCCTGCAGTGTAATCACCTGGCAATATATCGAAAGAGCATTTGGAAATTTGACTTCTGTTAAAACTGAGGAAGGATGTAATTAATAAGGAACCATAAGATACCAAAGAAAATGATCAGGTAAGCGGCGTACTTAATGAATGTGGAGGCGACATGGCTGCTGTCATGCTTTTTTTCTACTTCTTCTTCTCGTTTATTGACTTCTACATCTTTGTCCGGCATTTGAAAAGCCCTCCTTTATCTGTGTTGGTTTTTGTTTTCCCTTACGCAAATAGGGCTAAACCTGAGGGCTTTGAATGGTTTCTTTTTCCTTATGTGCCGGCTTTCTGCGCTTTTGTATGACCAGAACAGCCAATAGGACCAGTCCCATGCCTGCCAACTGCCATGGGGTCAGGCGCTCTGCAAAAATAATAAGTCCGATCAAAGCTGCAACTACCGGCTCTACCGTTGCTGCGATTGAAGCCCTGCTTGATTCAACATGGAAGAGACCCGCTGTATAAAGAAGATAGGCAAAAACCGTCGGTAGGGTACCGAGACCTGCAGCGAGCAGGATACCCTCTGGACTCATGAGCGCACCGGCTGAATGAACAATGCCGCTGAACGGCAGCATCGCCGCGGATGCAAATAAAAACGTATAAAACGTTATTGAGAGAGACGAATAATGGACGGAGGCCGGTTTTCCGAAGATACTGTAAAGGGCGTAGCCAAATCCGGATGCGACACCGGTGATTATGCCAAAGGCTGAGAGCTGCCCTGCGTTTAAGGGGAAAACCCCGATGACCAGCATACAGCCTGCAAGCGTCATAAAAAGAGCTGTCACTTTTTCAGGGGTGAGTGCTTCCTTGAAAAAGATCCGGCTCATAATGGTAACAAAGGCCGGACCGGTATAAAGAAGCACTGCGGCCACACTCAAGTTGATTTCCTGGATGGTCGTAAAGTAGGCCCAGTTAAAAAAGACAATGCTTAAAATACCGGTACCAAAAAAAAGCGGCAGATGCCGCGGACGAATTTTTACAAGGGACGGATTTTTAAATAAAACGATCAAAGTGAGCACCAGCAGAGCCGATATCACCCGAATTGCCACCACTTCAATCGGGGTGAAACCAAGGTCATAAAGACGCTGCACGAAAATCCCGATTGTACCCCAGAGGGCGGCTCCGCCAATGATCAGTAAAAAAGCCCATTTGTACAACGGAACCCCTCCTTTAAAGAATAATCGTTCGTTTGCGAAAGGTTCGATTCTGTCACTCTATCACAGAGGAGGTGCCGTGCAAACCGGACTTTTCTGCCTCCAGCTTATTCTCCGAAGAGCTGCCCTCGACTGAGTCCCTTTACCTGAATGGCAGGGAGGGAAAACGGGCGGGCTGAGAGCGTCTTTGGACAGTAATAGACGATCAGAAAGTAATCCCCTTCCTTGACGGCTCCGTTTTGCAGATACCCAGTCACATCAAAGCCCGTTTTTTCAACGACGACGTGCTTCTGCAATTCCCGGACGCCCAGATTAAGCTGGGCGAATTCCGGAGAAACCGCGTCAGGACGTTCATTGACAGCTTCTCGTACAAGCTGCTGAGTATCCTTGTCCAGATCAGCTTCCCACCACCGTTTACGTGGTTTATATTTGTGATGAAGCAGATAGTCAAGCTTCATCAGCCCTGTGGTAACAGCACGGTTCTGCAGATTCTTTTTTTCTGAAAACTGGTCAAGACGGGTAAAAAGATCTTCAAACTGATGACCAATACGGGACCATCCCTGTTCATCCCATTCACTTCCATAAGCTTGGAAAAAATCGAACGGCGTGTCAAAAACCTCTGTGACCAGATGATTCATTGTATAGTCGAGACGGTGATCATTCCAGTATTTTTCGAGAATATCCTCTACCTGTTTGATTTTTATGACCTCATCAAAGCTCAGCACATTGTTGGACAGAATTTCATAAGGCGCATGATCCATGTACTT
Encoded proteins:
- a CDS encoding DUF2087 domain-containing protein — encoded protein: MEEIFWEASPAEMRKGFIYDNGRYICLVCGAWHEEGVIYQSGTRFLDAGKAAVQHVSDEHGSMEERILSLSKKQTGLSDVQSEVMARMLKGETDDTIAEGLGFTSVSTVRQYRFKFREKARQARVLLALMESVEQNRSAGPAHRGAKMVDERWETTEAEAEKFLSTYIDPVSGKIKQFPRKEKRKIVILKYLTRKFDPSATYTEKEVSELLEKYYDDFATLRRYLIEYGFMKRNQDGSRYYVDPAFKS
- a CDS encoding 4a-hydroxytetrahydrobiopterin dehydratase translates to MTLSQEEVAACLEDSAGWEIDEQEFMTKEFTLPSFGKAIAFVDEVARLAEDRNHHPQITIDHKKVTLRLRTMDVNGLTQKDVESAYAFDHTVSRFLN
- a CDS encoding EAL domain-containing protein translates to MFSIYSSRPELMAIMTELVKERGLEVKIRRGKADVQFLDWHILQKVVEDLYRTLPASKRTAVKCSLGLLGEQPNDFIPLGEMYHKIMNPRLVKIIQEKLFHSFLQPIVRASDEEVYGYEFLLRPRSQLYHFDPGALFKFSQQSGMQSMLDSEARMNAIRTSAMMLDRGTKRFINFLPNSIYDPEFCLRSTFKAVNEYRIRPEDLVFEVVETEKIQDMSHLKRVFDYYRRAGVKVALDDLGAGYSTIDVMTELRPDYGKLDRKLIQDCHLSAEKQKVIQMISQVAQNLGTTLLAEGIENRDEWEFLRTKVDLGQGYFFGKPAKTPLKQYVK
- a CDS encoding phosphatase PAP2 family protein, producing MIREIEIPFMQYVTSLQNPVTDVAAYVLTFLGNELFYFLMIPLIYWCLSKPFGIRLVYVFLLSVYTNSFLKFWFAVERPIGSEGIQSLFVASAEVGSHYPYDSFPSGHAQGSATLWGMVAITLRSRAFWVFAVVLVFLISVSRLYTGLHWPVDVVTGMTVAALILVIFVKTEKWISGWSLKAKWMAVFLVPLLMMVIFPASEGINYGAFLLGAGIGYMIEARYVGMKISKSWLRKAGALLVGLAGLFLIQEGVKAALPQNLLTGGIRYGLIGLWGLLCAPWLFVKMRLYSSDETQRRRKLKAG
- a CDS encoding DMT family transporter; translation: MYKWAFLLIIGGAALWGTIGIFVQRLYDLGFTPIEVVAIRVISALLVLTLIVLFKNPSLVKIRPRHLPLFFGTGILSIVFFNWAYFTTIQEINLSVAAVLLYTGPAFVTIMSRIFFKEALTPEKVTALFMTLAGCMLVIGVFPLNAGQLSAFGIITGVASGFGYALYSIFGKPASVHYSSLSITFYTFLFASAAMLPFSGIVHSAGALMSPEGILLAAGLGTLPTVFAYLLYTAGLFHVESSRASIAATVEPVVAALIGLIIFAERLTPWQLAGMGLVLLAVLVIQKRRKPAHKEKETIQSPQV